A segment of the Marinobacter arenosus genome:
CAGGCCCGGGAACAACTGCGGATGCAGGCAAAACGGCTGGCCGATACCGCGGGCGACGCATTGGTCGGCCAGTCACCGGTCACCGTTGACCAGCCGGCGATCTATGTCGACCCACTGAACCGGTCCCTGAACCTCGACGGCTACCCGGACGACTGGCCGGGCTATGAGGAGGGTGAGCAGGTCCAGCCGTGGCAGGACGCCGATGCCGTTGCCACCGAGACCTCGGCGCAGCCGGACCTGCAGTGGCAGGCCGCCTCGGATGGCCGACACCTCTACCTCCTGATTCGCATCAACAATCGACAACCGACCCTGTACGATCCCGGCAATCCCGACGCGGCCCACGATCGACTGATTCTCTCGCTGCAGCCCCCGGATGACACCGTGGGCGTATCCGCCCGGGCCCGGTCATGGCTGATCCGGGCAGCGGCACCCGGTACGTTCTACGCGCTCGACGGCACCGACAACGAAACCCCGGACTACCGCGTGACCGGTAGCTGGCAAACCACGCGGAACGGCTGGCAGATCGAGTTCCAGATGCCCGAACCGCCCGCCGGAAGCCGGCTCGGCTTCACAGCACGCTGGTCAAACGAGGACCCGTCCGCCGGCGTCAGCACGCCAGTTGACCCCATGCCCGTGCTGGTCCGACCGGATCACGGCCTTGAACGGCAGCTGGAACCCCGTTTGAATCCGGGCCAGAACGTCCGGGTGATCGAACCGGCAGGCTGGGTGACCGCGCGGCAACAGCTCACGGTTGGTCAGGCGCCACCGGAATTTGACCAGTTAAGCCCGCTTCAGGTGACCGAACGGATCAGCCTCAATGCCCTGCGCGCGCTGATCCGGTTCTACCAGCCCGAGCCGGCGGAAGCGATCAACGGCGGCAACCGTCTGGCCGCCGGCACGCTGCCGCCGGAGGGGCTCGTTCAGCACAACGACGGCAGCATCTGGCTGCTGACCACGGAACCGGTGTTTGGCGGTCGTACCCTGATCCTCGAACAATCCCTGGACCAGTTGTTGACGCTCTCGGGCTCGACCCTGGGGTCAGTGATCGCCCGCAGCACCCTGATCATTATCAGCCTGACCCTGGTTCTGCTGGGCTACGCCAGTTGGTTATCCTGGCGAATCACCCGCCTGCAACGGGCCGTCAGCGCCAGCGTGGATGAAGACGGCCGGATTACCGGCTCCCTGCCCGCCTCCGGGTCCGACGACGAACTGGGGCAACTGCAGCGCCACTTCAGCCAGATGGTGGATCGCCTGCACGGCTACAACCGCTACCTGGAAAGTTTTTCCCGCCGCCTGTCCCATGAGTTGAAAACGCCGGTTGCCGTGGTTCGGTCGTCCCTGGAAAACCTGAGCCACAGCGAATCCGAACGCGAGCGCCAGCAATACCTGGAACGGGCCTCGGCCGCGACCGACCGGCTGCGCCAGATCCTCAATGGCATGAGCGAGGCGGCCCGCCTGGAGCAGAGTTTCGACCACGCCGACAAAGAAGATTTTGATCTTGCCGAAGTGGCGTCCCAGGCCACCGCCGCCTATCAGTCGCTGGATCCGAGCCACCGGATCCGGTACGTCGGCCCCGAACACGGGTGCGCCATGATCGGTTCCCCGGAACTCATGGTCCAAATGCTGGACAAGCTGGTGGACAACGCCCGGGATTTCACTCCCCAGGGCGGGCTGATCCAGGTCGAGCTGGAAAGCCATGCCGACGGCCTCTGGTTGTCGGTGTTCAACGAGGGGTCGGCCCTGCCGGGTGACAACGGAGCGGACATCTTCGGCCCCTTCGTGTCCCTGCGGGAGGGCCAGGAGGAGGGCCACCTCGGCCAGGGCCTGCTGATCGTCAGACTCATTGCCGACTTCCACGGTGCCAGTGTGGAAGCCAGCAATGGCGTCCAAAGTGGCATTGACGGGGTTCGATTCCGCGTTATCATCCCGACAGCCCATTCTTGACCACAGGACCCTGCCGTGAGCGCGCGACTGGACTGCCTCGATATCCATCCCTTACGGGATGACCTGTACAACGAACTGCACTCACGTCCCTTCCAGGTCCTGCCGACCCCGGCCCGGATTACCCAGATGGCGGTCCTGACGACGCCGGAACAACGCCACCAACAGTTTCTGCACCTGCAGGAACTGCACCGGCAACTGGGCTATCCGGTACCAGAGCAGGAAGTGGGCTGTTTCGAGCAGACCTTTGGCAGTCTCCGGGTGCGCCGGGAGATGCACATGGAGTTCGCCACCTACACCTTCACCAACCTGGCCAACAGTGACGAAAGCCCCTTCCTGGAAACCGGCATCTCACCGCTGCCAGAGGGCTGGCTGGAGCAACTGACGGGCACGGTAGTCGCGGCGTTTCACCTGGAAATTCGTCCGGCCACGGAAGATGCCCATGGAGACCTGGCCTATGTCCGCCAGCATTTCGAGGGCATGCGGCTGGTGGGCAGCAGCCCGCAGGAAGGCGCGGCCCGGGTTTGGGGCACCTTCAAGCTCCACAGCGACGGTTTCGGGCGGTTCATGGTGATGAATCACCACATGTCCGACAGCCAGTTGGGCCGACTGACCCAGCGCCTGATGGAAATCGAAACCTACCGGCTGATGTCGCTGCTGGCGCTGCCGGTCGCCCGGGAAATGACGCCTGCCCTGAACGACATGGACCAGAAAATGGCAATCATTACCCAGGCGCTGGCTGACAATCAGGATGTGGACGAGCAGAAACTGCTGGCCCAACTGACCAACATCGCCTCCCGCATTGAAGCATTCCGGGCCCACTCCACGTTCCGCTTCTCCGCGACCCGGGCCTACCATCGCCTGGTGCTCACCCGATTGGAGGAACTGCGGGAAGACGAACTGTCGGGGCACCTCACCATCACCGAATTCATGACCCGTCGGTTAACCCCGGCGGTCAAGACCTGCGAGGCCGTCAGTGAGCGGCTGGAGGATCTGTCACGGCGGGTCGACAGGGCATCGGACATGATGCGTACCCGGGTTGAGCTGGCGATTCAGAGCCAGAACCAGCAACTGCTCAGCTCCATGGATCGCCGATCCAAGATCCAGCTGATGATGCAGCACACCGTGGAAGGGTTTTCCGTGGTGGCGATTTCCTACTACCTCGTCGGGCTGCTCAAGCTGGGGCTTGAGGCGATGTACGACGCCGGCATTGATTTCAACAAGTCACTGGTGCTCGGCATTGCCATCCCGACCACCCTGCTGTTGGTCTTCTTCGGGGTGCGCGCCATCCACAACCGGTTCATCAAGCTCGCCAAACGGCAGTAGCCCTAGCCCTGGTCCGAGAGGTCGTCACCGGCGAACTGGCGATAGAACTGCTGGGCGGTGCGGCCGTTGCGCACGCCTTTGCCCGTGGCAAACCGGATGGCCTGCCGGTGCAGGGCGTCCCGGTCGGCCACCTCCGGGAACAGGGCATCCACCGCCTGTAGGTAGACATCCTGGGAGAATGGATAGAACGACAGCTGCAGGCCAAAACGGTCGGCCAGGGAGACCTGTTCTTCAATGGCCTCGGCCGGATGCAGTTCACCGTCCCGGATCTCGCTCTTGAGGTTGTCGGACATGAACTCCGGCATCAGGTGCCGGCGGTTGGAGGTGGCGTAGACCCGGACATTTTCCGGCGGCAGCTCCAACGAGCCCTCGAGAACACTCTTGAGCGCCTTGTAGCCGGATTCACCCACGTCGAACGACAGGTCGTCGCAGAAGATCACGAACCGGAAGCTGAGGTCGCAGATGTCATCGACGATTTCCGGCAGATTCACCAGGTCATCCTTGTCCACCTCGATCATCCGCAACCCGCGTTCGCTGTAACGGTTCAGCAGGGCCTTGATCAGGGAAGATTTTCCCGTCCCGCGCGACCCCCAGAGCAAGGCGTTGTTGGAGGGTTCGCCAGCCAGGAACCGCTCGGTGTTCCGGGCCAGTGCCTGTTGCTGGCGATCAATGCCGGTCAGGTCCTGCCACTGCACCGGGTCAAGCCGGCGAATGGCCCGCAAACCGGACCGGTGGCGACGCCAGAGGGCGGCGGATGTGGTTCTCCAATCAACGGTGTCGGTCACTGACATAACCCTTCTGTCCTATTCCGTCCGATGGCCGGCTGTGAAACACTGACCCCGGATTCGCTCTGTAAAAGGGAGACTTTACCTCAAATGGCCGTAAAATCCGTCGCTCTGGTGGCACACGATAACAAGAAAAAGGAACTGGTGGACTGGGTTACCGAGAACCGCACCCGCTTCACGCCGCTGACCCTCTACGCAACCGGCACCACGGGCCGCTTGCTCCGCGAGAACCTGCAGCGGGACGACATCCAGTGCCTGCTGAGTGGCCCCCTGGGCGGCGATCAGCAGATCGGCGCCAAGATCGCCGAAGGTGAAATT
Coding sequences within it:
- a CDS encoding methylglyoxal synthase → MAVKSVALVAHDNKKKELVDWVTENRTRFTPLTLYATGTTGRLLRENLQRDDIQCLLSGPLGGDQQIGAKIAEGEIDLLVFFWDPLEPQPHDPDIKALLRIAALWNIPVACNRATAEFILTSAYMTDDQHHPKKPDFSDYTGRNVSQ
- a CDS encoding ATP-binding protein, whose translation is MSVTDTVDWRTTSAALWRRHRSGLRAIRRLDPVQWQDLTGIDRQQQALARNTERFLAGEPSNNALLWGSRGTGKSSLIKALLNRYSERGLRMIEVDKDDLVNLPEIVDDICDLSFRFVIFCDDLSFDVGESGYKALKSVLEGSLELPPENVRVYATSNRRHLMPEFMSDNLKSEIRDGELHPAEAIEEQVSLADRFGLQLSFYPFSQDVYLQAVDALFPEVADRDALHRQAIRFATGKGVRNGRTAQQFYRQFAGDDLSDQG
- a CDS encoding ATP-binding protein, producing MTLKRQLLIASLLMLLIPWAGLQFVLELDDALRQQAREQLRMQAKRLADTAGDALVGQSPVTVDQPAIYVDPLNRSLNLDGYPDDWPGYEEGEQVQPWQDADAVATETSAQPDLQWQAASDGRHLYLLIRINNRQPTLYDPGNPDAAHDRLILSLQPPDDTVGVSARARSWLIRAAAPGTFYALDGTDNETPDYRVTGSWQTTRNGWQIEFQMPEPPAGSRLGFTARWSNEDPSAGVSTPVDPMPVLVRPDHGLERQLEPRLNPGQNVRVIEPAGWVTARQQLTVGQAPPEFDQLSPLQVTERISLNALRALIRFYQPEPAEAINGGNRLAAGTLPPEGLVQHNDGSIWLLTTEPVFGGRTLILEQSLDQLLTLSGSTLGSVIARSTLIIISLTLVLLGYASWLSWRITRLQRAVSASVDEDGRITGSLPASGSDDELGQLQRHFSQMVDRLHGYNRYLESFSRRLSHELKTPVAVVRSSLENLSHSESERERQQYLERASAATDRLRQILNGMSEAARLEQSFDHADKEDFDLAEVASQATAAYQSLDPSHRIRYVGPEHGCAMIGSPELMVQMLDKLVDNARDFTPQGGLIQVELESHADGLWLSVFNEGSALPGDNGADIFGPFVSLREGQEEGHLGQGLLIVRLIADFHGASVEASNGVQSGIDGVRFRVIIPTAHS
- a CDS encoding DUF3422 family protein, with the protein product MSARLDCLDIHPLRDDLYNELHSRPFQVLPTPARITQMAVLTTPEQRHQQFLHLQELHRQLGYPVPEQEVGCFEQTFGSLRVRREMHMEFATYTFTNLANSDESPFLETGISPLPEGWLEQLTGTVVAAFHLEIRPATEDAHGDLAYVRQHFEGMRLVGSSPQEGAARVWGTFKLHSDGFGRFMVMNHHMSDSQLGRLTQRLMEIETYRLMSLLALPVAREMTPALNDMDQKMAIITQALADNQDVDEQKLLAQLTNIASRIEAFRAHSTFRFSATRAYHRLVLTRLEELREDELSGHLTITEFMTRRLTPAVKTCEAVSERLEDLSRRVDRASDMMRTRVELAIQSQNQQLLSSMDRRSKIQLMMQHTVEGFSVVAISYYLVGLLKLGLEAMYDAGIDFNKSLVLGIAIPTTLLLVFFGVRAIHNRFIKLAKRQ